A window of Acinetobacter sp. WCHA55 genomic DNA:
CTGCTATAAGCTTTGAGATACACCTCTTCATATTTAACGCTCCGCCATAATCGTTCAACCATCACATTATCTACCTATGAGCAGTATACTGCGCAAGTTTACCATCCATACTGATTTGAATGCCATTTGATTTCAATACATCAATAAATGCATCACTGGTGAACTGACTGCCTTGGTCTGTATTCAATATTTCAGGTGATCCATATTTTTCAATCGCTTCATTTAAAACCGAAATACAAAAATCCACCTCCATACTAATCGATACCCTATGCGCAAGTACCTTGCGGCTATGCCAATCAATCACAGCACATAAATAAACAAAGCCTTTTGCCATAGGGATATACGTTATATCCGTAGACCACACTTGATTACTGCGCTGAATAGCCAACCCTTTGAGCAGATATGGATATTTACGGTGAGCTTGATTAGCCTGGCTTAAATTTGGTTTGCAATATAACGCCTGAATACCCATTTTCTTCATTAAAGTACGTGTATGACGTCGTCCTATATGATGTCCTTGACGATTCAACAAATCACGCATCATACGACTGCCTGCAAAAGGATATTGCATATGTAATTCATCAATACATCGCATCAGCTTCAGATCTGATGCACTCACAGGTTTTGGGCGATAGTAATAACAACCACGGGAGACTTTCAGCAGCTTAGCTTGCTTAGATACTGAAATCTGAAGTGAGTCGTCGATTAACTTTTGTGGTTGAAGCGGCCCAGTTTCTTCAACACACCTTCTAAAAAATCAATTTCTAATGCCTGCTCACCGATTTTTGCATGTAGTTTTTTTAGATCGATGGGTGGTTCTGTTGGAGCTTTTGATTGATCGAAAGCTTGCGAGGAAGCTGAGATCAATTGATTTTTCCAGTCAATAATTTGGTTTTGATGAACATCAAACTCAGCACTCAATTCAGCAAGTGTTTTTTCTGCTTTAATCGCAGCAAGTGCTACCTTAGCTTTAAAATCATTTGAATGATTTCTTCTTGGTCTACGTGCCATAAAATACTCCATATATTGATGTTTATAACATCATTTGAGGAGCAGAATATCACTTATAGGAGTTGTTCAAATTTACGGATCCATCTCTAGATGTACCAAGCTTATGTGCTGTTATTTGTTTTGATCTGCTTGTTTTTGAGCATCTGCAGCTGCAGCGTTCAGCATAGAAGACATATCATTTTGCTCGTCCTCTTTTGGTGGATTTTGTTCTGCAGTTTTTTGATGTGCATCAAAATCGTGGCCCTCAACTTTTGAAGGTTTTTCATTATCGACATAAGTTTCACGCGCTGCTTGTAAGTCTGCAGATGGATCTACTTTGTCAATTTGTTCATCTGGTTGAATAGGTTTTGATTGAGATGTTGATTCTTCTTTTTTACTACAACCAACTAAAACCAAACCTACAGATAATAAGCCAGTTAATAATAGAGTTTTGAATGACATTTAATCGCCTCCAGCGAAACATAAGCAAAGGTATAGTCACATATACTTATAATGTATATACCAAAATTTAACTAAAACTAGTCCGTTGTATAACGTGACCTTTATAAAAACGGTTTAAGTATATACCAATTGCAAATTTTCTTGTTATGGGCTGAAAGCTAATAGACTAGGGTATCGCTTAAGGACACTATATAGTGGCAAAAAAAAACCACCTTTTACGGTGGTTTCACTAGTTTTAAAGATTAAATCTCTTTAAGGTCTAGATTTTGTTCGCAATAACTACGTACTGCTTCTTTATCTGTAGGATCAAAACCCTTTTCAGTCATTTCTTCACGTAACCATTTGATTACTTGACCGCGACCAGCCCAACGTAAGCTGTTGTTCTCACGGTGAACCCATTCATGCGTAAGCTTACGTTTTTGACGTCTTACAGGCTCAACTTTTGTGGTTTCAATGTGGTTGTTTTTTAGATATTCGCTAAGTGTATGGATGTCCACAACACCATCGGCAGTAATTTTTTCTGAAATGATTGCATTAATGGCACTAACAGCATCGTGAAAAGCTTGGTTTTCTTTAACGACTAGTTGTTGTTGAAGTTCTTCAATATAAGTCTGAAGTTCAACAGGTGACATTTGAGCAACATTTTCTGGTTTTGATACATTTAACATGTCATTAGTTCCAGTATTGCGAGTTAAGTTGTTCATGATTAAACCTTTAGAAATATATTTGAAAATTAATTCAAAATATCTCTTACGACAAAACCATTTTTACACAATTACATTATTAAAATCAATTAGAGTTAATCGTATTTATACCTAAATATACCTTGAAATGGTTTTTCTTATAACTTTTATGTCGGGAATTTCCTTAAACCTAATGACAGGAATGCCAGCACTCTTCAAAAGCTCGTCACGCCTTTTATCTTTATCCTGGGTATATTTATGATAATGCCCATCAAGCTCAATAGATAATATAGGATTGTAGTCTTCATCAACGATCAAATAATCCACGTAAAGCCTAGAAAACTGATTTCGGATACTTATGTTTTGCGTGGTCATAAAAGCACTCATGCTTACTTGCACCAAAATGTTGCGTGATGGAATGACCTGTTCTAGTGCATCAAGCATTATAATCTCGTCTTTTGTAAGGACTTTTTTAGATACAAGCTCCTGATTCTTTTGAGGCTTACGATAGCCTTTTGGTGAATTCTTTTTGGCTTTAGTTTTAGGTTTGCGAAATACGCCACATAAAGCAAAAATGAACTTAAACACTATATAAAACAATAATGAATAAATTAAGAATTTTAACAATAAGGAATTTAAAATCGTTTCCATAAACCTAATACATAACAAATTTTAAAGGGTGCTTAAACTTCTTAAACATATTAGATAGTTTTAACGGTGATTGATACGAATTAACTAAAAATGTTTAAGGACTATTAGTGATGCAATGTTAAAAATAGTATAATCTTGTAAAGACAGCTTAGAACCAGTTTTAAAAGTAAAACTGGTTCTCACAAATAACACCGACTATTTCACTGGAAAAGTTTAAAATGGTATTTAATAAACGTACTTTAGCTTTACTGATTGGTACAATCTCGCTATCAGCACACATCTATGCCAACAACACAACCGTTAAAGTCACTCAAACTCCAATTGTATCATCTTCACCAATTCCCTTAGTTAAAGCTAATGCAATTGAACAATACTATATCAACGTTAAACATCGCTTTAACGGTGCGGAATTTGAACAACCGCCTCGTAAAATTAAGAGCATTAAACTTAACTTGAATGTTATTAATAACGGGGAAGTGGTTTTAACGGCGCACGAAGCTGATAAATCCAAGCTGGAAGACTATTTACAGCAAAACCCTAAAAACTCGGAACTATTGGCTAGTTACGTTGCTCGTATGATCAATTACAACCACGGCTATACGGTTCCAGAAAACAAGGGTAAATACAGCAAGTATGCAAGTACGACTGTATATGAAGCTCTTCTTGATGAATTGAACTATAACTTCGCAACTACGCCAGTAGTATCAGTAGATAGCTATGCAAGCCAACAACAGCTTGAAGCTGTTTATCTATACATCCTTTCTCGTTTAGATCCACAAGAAAAAGCGGTGTTTTGGCAATTTGTGAACACATACAAAGTAGGGGATAAGATTGAGATCCCTGAAGGTACTGTTATAGCAGATGTCTTGAACACTTATAAAATCCAATTGAATTTTAAAGCGCCTTAATCACTAAACAGGTAAGGAATATTTAGGAACAAACTATATTATTTTTTAAAGTTATTTTTTACCTGTTCCTATATGTATTCGCCTTTTTATGTTTCCTCATGGTATAGGGTGTTTTTATTAAGCTGGTGATGTATGTTGCAGCGCTATTTGGCGTCAATACAGCTTCTATGGGTGCTTTATTCATTATTTTGGGGGTCCATTACAGCATCAGCAATAGTTGGATCATGAAATTGCTCAAACCATAAATTTCGGAACTTGACTTTTAATCAACCAATATATTGCTCGAAAATTAGAAGCATTGGGTTGATGTGATTATTTCGGATTTGTTATTAGAAATTAATTGAAAGCAGTATTTTTTTAACTTTAGGTGGAATGAAAAGGTGATTTTTTCAAGTATATTCACTGGTCTTTTTATGACGGTGGGTTTCACAGCGTTAATTTATAACTACGTGTTGATGGGTGGTAATTCTGGTTTGTTCTTTTTGGTTTGGGGTGGTGCTTTCTCTCTAGCAGGATTGTATTTCCATTACCACGGAACAATTGGGCAAATTGGGTGGCAGAGACAGCGCTTTGTTCGTAACACGCAAACACTTGAATGGTATAAGACTGAATACCCTCAATGTGTTGTGACTACAAATATCGTGAAATGTTGTTTTTGCGAAAGTACATCAATTCGCAGATATGCCTTAAAAAACAATACTTACAAAATTCGCAACTCTTGTGCTAAATGCGGTGAAGTTTTGTTTTATACGGATGAGGATTAATAATGACTATTCATGCGTATTATGGTGATATTAGCCACCTGAAAAATGAACAAAAAATGTTTGATGACTTATTAACCCAATTGAAGCTTCATTGGGGTAATAGTGAAGATTGGATTTATTTGTTCTATAACACAATGTGGTCAGGTCAGGAAATTGATGTTATTGCTTTCACCAAGGAAGCAATCGTTGTTATTGACCTAAAAAACTATTCCGGCAATCTAGTTGGGTCGGAAAATGGGGAATGGCTGATTAATGGTGAGCTTGAGGTTCAGGGTGGTTCTCAGATTAATCCATTTGTTCAGATTCGGAAGAACAGATTTGCTGTTTTAGAGTGGTTCAAAAGTGCTGAATTGTTTACCGACCAAAACTTAGGTTTTATTAGTGGTTGCATCATCCTGAATGAGTTATCTAGTACGCAAATGGATTTGTCTCATTCGGTAAGAAAGTGGTTTTATGTTACCGATATTGCTAATTCAGTGGATACTTTGTCTAGGCTCCATACCAAGGGGATTAGTCTTGCTAGTGATGATATTTTATACCTAGTAAACAAGTTAAAACTTAAAGAATATTCTTGGGATCAGGGTGTTGCTCCTAGAGTGCGTAATCTTATTCAGTCAGATGATCGTGATACTCCAAGTGATAATAGTCGTGATCAAAGTTCCGCTCCGATCAAATACACATTACATGATCAAATGGAAAAGAAATTCAAAGGTGTTTTAGCACCGTACCTATTTTTCTATGGAACGGTCATCATCTGTTTAGCTTTTGCTTTTCATATTGCAAATGGTATGAAAGTTGGAGGGATTTTTTACTTATTTGGTTTGTTCTTTGGTCGCTAAAAATATCATCTAGATAGATGTTATTCAGGTTGGGATTCCGTAATTATTAAACCTTTTTCTTTTTGCATTAAAAAAGCCTACATTGTAGGCTTTTAGATTTCATAGATCTGTATTACTGAATTAAGTCGTCAACGGCTTCACCAAGGTAGGTTGGATCGTATTGCTTATACAAATAGTTTTCCAGAATTGGTAAATCTGGTGCTAAAACCATTCGCGTAATTTTAGGACGATCTTCTTCAAGGTTAAGCTTCACATGTACGGCGAAGAAATCAATGTTGTTCGTGATGAAGTCATATTCTTTACGACCAGTACTTTTGAGTTGATCAACCATACGCGAAAAGTAGTGGTTATTCGTAATAGAGCAATTCAAGAACTCTAACGCATCTTTTTCAGTAACATTAATTTCAATAATGTTATTAAGGAAGGCCAGCTCTGGTTTAATTAAGTTGCCGTTACGGTCTGCAGTTAGACATTTTGTAGAAAAGGTACCAATACCAGCCATACGACCATCATATTTCACAAAACCGTGCTCTTCAGATGCAACTAAGTTTGACGC
This region includes:
- a CDS encoding H-NS family nucleoid-associated regulatory protein — protein: MNNLTRNTGTNDMLNVSKPENVAQMSPVELQTYIEELQQQLVVKENQAFHDAVSAINAIISEKITADGVVDIHTLSEYLKNNHIETTKVEPVRRQKRKLTHEWVHRENNSLRWAGRGQVIKWLREEMTEKGFDPTDKEAVRSYCEQNLDLKEI
- a CDS encoding DUF2726 domain-containing protein is translated as METILNSLLLKFLIYSLLFYIVFKFIFALCGVFRKPKTKAKKNSPKGYRKPQKNQELVSKKVLTKDEIIMLDALEQVIPSRNILVQVSMSAFMTTQNISIRNQFSRLYVDYLIVDEDYNPILSIELDGHYHKYTQDKDKRRDELLKSAGIPVIRFKEIPDIKVIRKTISRYI
- a CDS encoding nuclease-related domain-containing protein; its protein translation is MTIHAYYGDISHLKNEQKMFDDLLTQLKLHWGNSEDWIYLFYNTMWSGQEIDVIAFTKEAIVVIDLKNYSGNLVGSENGEWLINGELEVQGGSQINPFVQIRKNRFAVLEWFKSAELFTDQNLGFISGCIILNELSSTQMDLSHSVRKWFYVTDIANSVDTLSRLHTKGISLASDDILYLVNKLKLKEYSWDQGVAPRVRNLIQSDDRDTPSDNSRDQSSAPIKYTLHDQMEKKFKGVLAPYLFFYGTVIICLAFAFHIANGMKVGGIFYLFGLFFGR